A segment of the Candidatus Stygibacter australis genome:
TATGTGGAATTTGATGTTACAAATATGAATTTTACGACTACTTATAGTGATACACTTTTTGATTGTGCAATGGGAATATATATGGATTCAGATGTGGGACCTCAAGCCTGGGATGCCATTTATGCTGATGATGTGAGTTCCTACGTTAAGGGAGTTGGCTATGAATTTGCCTATACCTATGATCTGGATGGTGATAGTGGACTTACACGTGGAATGGTAGGATCCAGAGTATGTACACCAGACCCTGATCAGTTGGAATTTGCCTGCTGGACCTGGGATAGCGGAGATGGACCAGATGATCTGCATCCCCTGGATATTAATGCTTCCACGACAGCAAATGAGAAATACTGGCTGCTTACTGATTATCAGAATCCAAATGATGAAAAATATACATCCCTGAGAAGGTTTCCCGATGCCCAGTTAAATTCCGGTGGACTCGATACACGGTATTTATTTGGATTTTATGGAGCTCAGGAGCATACTGGAGATACAGATGAACCTGGGGAAGATGGATATGGAATAGCAGATTATCTGGAAACAGATGAATTTGGTAATTATTTCAAGCGCTGGAATCTGCCACCTGGCAAAACGATGAAGATCGTGATCGCAGTATTTCCGGGTGATGACCTTTTAAGCTTGAAGCAAACCTCTATCCATGCCAAAGATACTTATGGAGAAGCTCAGGGACTTGCAGAAGTGACTCAGCCGGATACATTTATTCACTATATTCCACCGGAACCGCCAGAGATACCCATGATGTTTGCTGAACTGGTAAATGAAAGCATGGGCATAGATGTTTACTGGGATAATCGCTCAGAGATGGATAATGTTGATACAAAAACCGTGAAACCGCAGCAGATTGGCTGGCAGGTAGAAGATTCCCTTTACGTGCTTGATAGTAATTTAAGCGTGTGGGAGGATGATCCTCAGTTTAGAATAGATTGTCCTCATGAATTTGCACCTTATGTGTGGGATGAAGATTTTGAGATGTACACAACTGAGGAGACAAATCGCAATAGTAATGCCTATGTGAATCCCTGGACTGGAGACCGACTTCGCCATGATTTTCAGGGTTATTCATTATGGGGTAGAAGTGGAAGCGGATCACAGGAATTCTGGATGCTCAAGCAGCGTTGGGATAAGATTGATACTGATCAGGACTATGAAGATTATATGATAAATTACAATTCAACGCAGTTTATAGATTTTGGTGGTGAAACCGGGTTGGAGCGTGGATTGCCAAATGGAAGGTTATTAAATGATAGCGACCTTCCTTATTTTCATTTTGATCCTGTTTACAAGCTGGTGCAATATACTCAAGATGATATCGATAACCAGACTTATATATTTGGAGAGCCGATATATAATTTTGATGTGGATGATGATGAAGCATATGCAGCATCAGTGGTACTAACCTTTAATGAACAGGCACTGCTTTACTGCAATCCTAATCTAAGGGATGATATATATCTGGAGATTTATGATGATAAGCTGATCCCCTTGAATAATCACCTGGGTCAGTCAAATATCGGTGATGCAGTAAGGATGGAGAAGCTGAGGCAAGATAGATTAAGCCGCAGATATTATAAGGCATCTATCAATCATCCACCAAAGGGTATAGAATATTATGTGGCTGCAACAGCCTGGGATAGAGGGATGCCTTCCTTGAATATTCCTGTCCTGGAATCAGCCCGTGATATTGATGCAAATATGAAAGTATTCTTCCCCGGATCACAGGCACAGGATGATCTGGATAATATTTATGTGGTACCTAATCCATATATAAGTCACAGCAAATTTGATGGTAGAAAGACGAATGATATAAAAGGTGATAAAAGTCGCCGTTTATGGTTTGCAAATCTGCCGGAAAGGTGTACGATAAAAATCTGGACTTTAGCCGGAGATCTGGTAGAAGTACTGGAGCATGATGGAAATAATAATTATGAAGAAATACTTTCCGTTTCCAAAGCTGCTGTTCAGGCTCAGGCAGCAGGTGGGATAGAACCCTGGGATCTTTTGACAAGATATAATCAGATACCAGCACCGGGGATATACCTGTTCAGCGTCCATGATCATGATAGCGGAAAGAAGAAAGTGGGTAAATTTGTAATTATCAAATAGCTGAAATTGCCCTTTCTAAAACCTTGCGAATGGACTTTAGCCCTTCGCAATGGTTAACTGACAGGAGCAAGGTATATGCCCCTAAATGGCTTATTCGATTATAGTTATAAGTTTTTATTTCCCGGTCAACCATTGCGAAAGTATGAACACCATTCGCAAGGTCTTGGCTGATGGGATTGAAATGTCAATAATTTGCATTGACATGAAAGAAAGGGATACATAAATGGATTCAGAAGATAAAAGCAGATAAGGAGTTCAAAATGGGCAAAGGCGATAAAAGAACGAAAAGGGGCAAGATTATCCAGAAAAGTTATGGTAATTCACGTCCTAAGTCAAATAAAATAGAAAAGAAAAAATAAACAAAGAGCAGAAGCCGTGCTCTGTTTGATAAGCTGCCTGCTGTCCGGTGACGGCAGGCATTTTTTGGTATAAAAACAGGAATAAAGAGCCAAAAGTGAATATTAGTCTGTATTTTCTGGGTAAATATTTCAGATCTCCTCGCAAAGAATGGCGGAGACCAGGATCGATGTTTATGGTACTGGGGATCATTATCTCAGTAGCCACACTCACTATCGCTTTCACTATTTTTGATGGTTATGAACGCATGCTGAAAAAAACTATCCTGAGTACAAATTCGCATGTCTATTTATTCAGTACAAGCAGAGAAGATCTTTCCGAAGCAGATGTATCAAGATTAGATGATTTTTTTGCCGGAAAGCCGGAAGTTAAGGCTGCTGGCGGTGTGGTTATCAGCCAGGCAATGGCTGTCACGAGAAAGCAGAAAGTCGTAAGTAAAGTGCTTAGCTGCCAATTGCGAGGTTTGGACTGGGACAAAAAAGAGCTGCCGATCACCTATCGAGAATATGTGAAAAAGGGTAGCTGGAAACTTGAAGCAGAAGACGATGTGGTAGTGGGCAGGCAACTCGCTGAGAAGCTGGGTCTGGATGTTGGTGATATTATCTACCTGGTGAGTCCAGCTCAAAATAAGATGAGTCTGCTGGGTATCAAATCACAAAGTCATCCTTTCAAGATAGTGGGACTTTACCACAGCGGGATATATGAAAGCGACAGCAGGATAGTATTCATGCAGCCGGAGCAGGCCTGGGGATTCAGCAATCAACCTGGCAGGTACTCCAGATATGAAGTAAAATTACAGCCGGAGCAGATTGATCGGGCAGATTACCTGGCATATTTATGGCAGAATGAACTTGAACTTGATTTTCAAATATCCACCTGGCAGGATTTCAACAGCAGCCTTTTTAATCTTTTGAAACTTGAGAAATGGGTGCTGTTTTTTATTCTGAGTTTTCTGATCGTGGTGGCGTCATTTAATGTGGTATCATCTGTGAGTACTGAGATAATAGATCGCAAGCGCGATATTGGGATTCTGAAAACAATTGGATTTTCCAATAAAAGTCTGAGAAAAATATTATTGAGCAGGATATTGGGTACCGGAGTGCTGGCAATATTTGCCGGAGAATTAATAGGTATGTTTTTAGCCTGGCTTGCCAGCATACAGGAATTTTTCAAATTGAAGGGAGATGTATATTTCCTTGATAAGATAAATGTGTATTTTTCTATTCCGTCAATGCTGCTGATATTGTTAGTGGCATTTATTATTATATATCTGGCAGCTGCATTACCCTTAAGAAGATTGAACAGGCTGCAGATAACGGGAATATTACGTAGCTGAAGGAGAGATAATGGAACTTGTGAAAGCAAAAGGAATCAGGAAAAGTTATCAGGAGACAGAAGGAGAACTGCAAATTCTCAAAGGACTTGACCTGATCGTGGAACAGGGAGAAACTGTGGCGATCACAGGAGAATCAGGCAGTGGGAAGAGTACACTTCTTCATATTCTGGGACTTCTTGATCAGGCGGATCAGGGAGAAATTTTCTTTAGGGGAGAATTACTTGATACACGCAGCATCAAGGCAGATGAATTCCGCAATAGTAAACTTGGTTTTATCTTTCAATTTCATTATCTTCTGGAAGATTTCACAGCTTTGGAAAACGTGGCATTGCCTAATTTCTATCTTACCGGTAAACGTAAAGCTGCTGAGCAGAAAGCAGCAGAATTACTAAAGAAACTGAATCTTGAAGGAAGAGAATCTCATTTTCCTAACCAGTTAAGTGGAGGAGAGCAGCAGAGAGTGGCAGTTGCCAGGGCATTGATAAATGAACCGGATATTGTGTATGCAGATGAACCCACAGGGAATCTTGATTACAAACATAGCAGCGAATTAGTGGATATTTTGATTGATTTAAATCATTCCAGGGGTCAAACCTTTGTTATGGTGACCCATGATAGGCAGATAGCAGAGCAGATGCAAAAACAATATGTGCTTGAAAATGGAGTTTTAAGAGTCAGGTAGAAATGGCACTTCCAAATAAAAGACGCTGGTTGCTGATAGTTATCTGGATTGTTGTACTAGTGAATATTCTATATTTCGTCTTTATGCGGATGAATATTAAAAACAGACTGGTTCAAAAATACGGTGTAGGGTATCTGGAAAAAATAACTGGTGGTAAGGTTATCATTGGTGATTTTTCATTTAATGAAAAATTTGTAATGATCGAGGGATTCAGGCTTATTTTGCCATCATCATCTTTGGAATTTTACGCGGAAAGCATCCATATAGAATATAATCTGATGCAATTATTATGGCGAAGAGTGAAAAATCAGCCTTTTCTGGAAAATATCTTTGTCAATAAACCATATCTAAGATACTTCATTGATCCCAGACCAGATAAAAATCGTCCCCCAAAAACTAAAACTAATGATCCGCCTTTACCGGAGTTCAGGAAACTATTCAGGAAGCTTAATCTTTATGAAGGTGAAGTGGAATTTGTTCTTGATGTAGATGAATTCATGATTGATGAGAGATTTCATCATCTAAGTGGTGAGATGCAGACCGAGAACGGAGTAAGTGCACTGATAACTGGTAATACTGATAATGGCGGAGTAATGCAGACTCAGTTAGACCTAAGCGGAGGTTGGTTCAATTCACTATCTGCCCGAGTGGAAGATTATATGCCCTATGATATGTATATCACTGAAATAGATTCCTTGAAAGCACTGTATGATATTAAATTTACTTATTTACCGGAAATGATGACGCTTGATGCAGGTCTTAAGGATATATATCTGGAAGTGGCAGGGAGAACAATTGTGGCTGACAGTCTTGATTTGATTGGGGACAGCAATGAGATAGATTTTCGGTTTGATGATCCCGTGGCTGATGGAAATGCCGTGCAGGTGGCAGGTAAGTTGTTGAACACTTTCAGTTCCATAATAGGGGTGGATGCTGATTTCAGCGGGGAAAATGTGAGTTTATTGCCATATCAGAATATACTCAAAGGCAAGGGAAATTTTCAGGGTCAAATGACAGGTCGCTTTACTGACTTCAAAATAGAGGTTGATGCCCAGAGTGACAGCCTTGAGTTAGCCGGGCAAAATATCCGTCAGGCAGATGTCTCGGCAGTGATCAGTAATAATGAGGTAGAATTTTCTCTGAATAAATTAGTGTGGGAAAAGAATAATTTTGAGGGAATCGGATTTTATGGTTATGATAATACAATTTTCTCACAAGTAACAGCAGACTCAATCGGGTACTCCATATCTGATATCAGCATTAATGGTAAACTTGCTGCAGAATACAGTAATAAGCCAAATGAACCGTCACAATTGACTTTAAGTGATGTAACTTTACACTCTCCCTGGCTGGATATTGATAAACTGGAATTAATGGTGAATTACGAACATCCCCGGATCCGCTTTGCATTGCACAGACTGCATAATGACATTTCATTAACAGGTGAATTTGATCTGGAAACAGAAAGCTATGTGGCAAAACTGGAATTGAGAAGATTTCAGCTAGGTAAGTCTTTTGATATATTCACCTTCCCAAATTGCACCGGCAGAATAATATTTCAGGGAGATAGAGACAGTCTGCTTGCTGATAGTAATCTCAGATTTTATGATCAGCATTTCGGTAATTTTGATGGCAGGATAATTACTATAGCAAATCTGGATTTCAAAAACAATCACAGCAATTTGGAATTGCATACAGGCAAGGCAAAATATAATTATAACAATCTCCAGATCGATTTAAAGGCTGAAGGCAATCTGGATAGTATTAGTACTACATATTTTAATCTTAATGATCAAGTGGATTTGGATGCTTCATTCTTTCTCAAGCCAGAACCAGCCTATAAATTTCAACTTAGTTCCCAGGATCTGGATATCAAGGATATTATGAAATATCTAGTAGATTACCGCTCCTTGGAAGATTATAATGGCAAGCTAACTATGGACCTTCAGGCAGACAGCAGAGGACAGGGAGATTTTGAAGGCATCATTGATGCAAATGATATGCAATATAGAGAAACTCAGAAATTATCTTTAGATCTAAATCTGCAGGGTGATAACCAGAAAATTACAATTGAACAGGGAAGAATATTTTCTCAAAAAAAAGACCTGGGATTTGTTCAGGGCTATCTTACATTTTTCCCTGAACTGGAAATCGATCTAAATGCTGATCTGCCCAGTTTTGATCTTAGTAGAATATTCCCTGAAAGCGAAGTTATTGGAACAGGAAGAGGTAATCTTGGATATAA
Coding sequences within it:
- a CDS encoding ABC transporter permease, giving the protein MNISLYFLGKYFRSPRKEWRRPGSMFMVLGIIISVATLTIAFTIFDGYERMLKKTILSTNSHVYLFSTSREDLSEADVSRLDDFFAGKPEVKAAGGVVISQAMAVTRKQKVVSKVLSCQLRGLDWDKKELPITYREYVKKGSWKLEAEDDVVVGRQLAEKLGLDVGDIIYLVSPAQNKMSLLGIKSQSHPFKIVGLYHSGIYESDSRIVFMQPEQAWGFSNQPGRYSRYEVKLQPEQIDRADYLAYLWQNELELDFQISTWQDFNSSLFNLLKLEKWVLFFILSFLIVVASFNVVSSVSTEIIDRKRDIGILKTIGFSNKSLRKILLSRILGTGVLAIFAGELIGMFLAWLASIQEFFKLKGDVYFLDKINVYFSIPSMLLILLVAFIIIYLAAALPLRRLNRLQITGILRS
- a CDS encoding ABC transporter ATP-binding protein, yielding MELVKAKGIRKSYQETEGELQILKGLDLIVEQGETVAITGESGSGKSTLLHILGLLDQADQGEIFFRGELLDTRSIKADEFRNSKLGFIFQFHYLLEDFTALENVALPNFYLTGKRKAAEQKAAELLKKLNLEGRESHFPNQLSGGEQQRVAVARALINEPDIVYADEPTGNLDYKHSSELVDILIDLNHSRGQTFVMVTHDRQIAEQMQKQYVLENGVLRVR